In Natronococcus sp. AD-5, the genomic window GGTCCGTCATGTCTCAACGACTGCGTGGGGCGAGCAAAAGGCCACCGGTCCGGGCGACGACCCGCTAGAAGGGGAACCCGAACAGCAGGTAGAATCCGACCAGCAGCACCAGGCTCAGGCCGAAGACGACGGCGAATACCGGCTTGTTCCACCGGAGGACGGACTTGCCGTCCAGCGGGCCGAACGGGAGCATGTTGAACGCGGCCAGAAAGAGGTTGATGAGGACCCCGAGGTGGCCGACCAGTCCGAGGATGCCCGGGAAGAGCATCAGCGGGACGAACAGCACCGCGAGGAGGTGGTTGGTCACCGGTCCCGCGAGCGCGATCAGCCCGTTCTCCCGGACCGTGATCCGGCCGCGGTGGTAGACGGCGCCGGGGGCGGCGAACAGGAAGCCGATCAGCGCGCTCATGATCGCCAGGAACAGCATCTGGTAGTCCGCTCTGAACTCCGCGGTCTGTCCGTGCTCGATGGCGACGACCTTGTGGGCCAGTTCGTGCAGCAGGAAGGCGACGCCGACGGTGACGAAGCTCAGCCCGACCATCGTGGCGAAGCGGGCGATGCCGATATTCACGACGTGGATCGGCGCCAGCAACAGCGCGAAGGCGACGCTCAGGGTGATCCACGCCACCGCGAGGTCGAACAGCTCCTTGTCGCTGAACGTGAGCTCCGAGGTGCGGTCGGTTCGGTAGCTCACGTTATCACCCCCCTGATCAGCTCGAGGCTGTTCTCGGCGCCGCGGATCAACTCGTTCATTAACGCGTCGACGCCGCCGACCTCGTGACCCATCCAGGGGACGACGACGATGAAAAACAGGAACGTCGCCATCATGCTCCCGACGTTGGTCAGGGCGACGATCATGATCAGCCGGAACAGCGGGACGTCGAACATCTCCTCGAGCGCCTCGCCCATCGGTCGATCGGCGTCGCCGATGATGTCGTTCAGCGTCTGGATGTCCCGGACGTTGACCGGCCGGTGTTTGAGTTCGACGTAGCCCGCGAACCAGCCGGGTGCTAACAGCGGGTTGATGCTGGTGAGCCAGGCGACCGCGCCGCCGACGCCGGCGCTGGTCCAGCGCGCGCCGGCCAGCCGGGCCAGGGTGAACGCGAAGATACCGTTGAACAGGAACCACGCCAGGAAGAGCTGGAGCAGGAAGGCGTTCTGAACGCCCGCCATGACCAGCAGGAAGAAGAACGCGACGAAACCGAACGTGATCAGGTAGCCGACGATCTTCAGCGGCGAGAACTGCCGCCCCGACGCCGTCCCGGTCAGCGACTCCATCGGAGGCAGCTCGCTCGGGTTCCGGAGGTACCGCTCGATACCGGCTTTGTGCCCGGCGCCGACGACGGCGACCACGTGGTATCCCTGCTCTCGGAGGCCGTGGAGCTTGTGTGCGATGTAGGCGTCGCGTTCGTCGATCAGGGCGTTGGCGCCGCGGGGACTGAACTGGCGGAACTCCTCCATCATCGCCGCGACGACGTCGCCGTCGGTCATCTTCTCGATGTCGATCTCGTCGATCTCCTCGACGTCGCCGCCGAGCGCCTCGAGGACGAGGCCGAGGGCGGCCCCGACGGCGACGCCGACGCCGAGTCCCGCGAGGGAACCGACGGTTCCCCGGAGGACGTAGCCGCCCGTGCTCTCGAAAGTGGTCGCCGAGAAGGGGTCGACGAACGTGTTCGTCGCGACCAGCGCGAGACAGCCGGCGACGCCGATGACGGCGCCCGTCAGCAGTCGGATCGAGAAGTCGCTGGCGAGCCCCCGGGTGTACCGGTTCGCCGACTCGATCGAGGGCAAGAAGAGCAGCCCGAGGAGTAGTCCGCCGACGATGCCGACGCCGCCCGCACCGACGTACTGCAGCGTCGCGGAGTCCGTGACGCCGAGCGACAGCAACTCGCCGAAGCCGAGCAGCGGCGCCAGGAAGGCCGCAAAGACGAGGCCGATCGCCAGGCCGATCATCGCCCCGAAGGTCAGTCCGATCGTCCGCGGATCGGTGACCCCGAGGGCGAGGCCGCCGACCATCTTCAGCTTCTCGGTGAACGAAAGCCGACTCCAGAATCGCTGGATCGTTATCTGGATGTCGCGGTCGACCAGGGCGACGCCGCTGCCGTTTCGTTCGGCGGCGTCGATCGCGGCCCGCATATCCGCGCCCGGCTCGATGTCGAATCGGTTACCGAGCCTGGACTGGACGTACGAAAGCATCCAGTAGGCGAGAAACTGAAAGACGGTGTTTCCCGAAAGGAGGTCCTTCGCTTCGATGTCGTCGGGGGCACCGCCTTGCATCTGGCGGTACCGGCTTTCGTCGAGTTCGACGGCAACGACGTCCGGATCCGCTTCGTCGACGGTCTCGCGTACGTCGTCGACGCTCGCCTGGGAGACGTGTGCGGTCCCCAGCACGTCGACGGAGCCGCGCCCGTCGGAATCCGGGTCGGGGGGCTCCGGGACGTCGGCGTCGCCTGCATCACTCATTAGGGGAGTCAACTCGGCGACGACTTTTACCAGTATCGAAGAAGAGAACGTTACGCACACACACACACACCGGTCACCCTCCCGCCAAACCTAATTGCGGGCGTAGGCAACCCCCGTCGATGACCGATCTGATGGAGACGCTGGTCGAGAATCGGGAGATGGTTCAGCCGAACCACGCGAACATGCTCGAGGTCGCCCACGGGGGGAACGTGATGAAGTGGATGGACGAAGTGGGCGCGATGTCCGCGATGCGGTTTTCGGGGGAGACCTGCGTCACTGCCCGGGTCAACCGGATGGACTTCGAGCGGCCGATCCCGGTCGGCGACACGGCGTTCATCACCGCGTACGTCTACGACGCCGGCACCTCGAGCGTGAAGGTCCGTCTGATCACCGAGCGGGAGGACCTGCGGACGCGAAAGCGCGAGAAGACGACCGAGTCGTACTTCGTCTACGTCGCGATCGACGACGAGAACCGCCCGACGACGGTTCCGGATCTGACCGTGGACAGCGAGGAAGGCGAGCGGCTTCGACGGGCGGCGCTCGAGGGCGAAAACGGCGACGCCTGATTGCAGGGATCCGCTCGGCGGTTCGATCGCACCGACGGTGAACCACCCCTCGGAGGGCGGAACGGGTCCGGCCGTAACCGGGCGAAAACAGCTAAATCAGTACTGAGCCAATGACGGGCATGGTCACGCTGGATACGGTCTTCGAACTGCTTCAAGACGAGCGACGTCGATACACCCTCTACTATCTCTACGAGCGAGACGGGCCGGTGTCGGTCAGGGAACTCGTCGAGACGATCGACGAGTGGGAGGACGATCCGTCCGGGTACCAGAACTCGCTGAGCACGTTCGAGGAGATCGCCGTCGAGTTGAAACACGTTCACCTGCCGCGGACGGCCGAAGTCGAGTTTATCCAGTACGATCCGGACCAGGGTCTCATCCAGGTCCAGGGGTCGCCGCGGCAGTTCGACGCCCTCATCACGGTCGCGCGGCTGATCGAGAAACCGGATCAGTAGCGATCCGGTACCGTTCCGGCGCGGTGTCCGAAGCGCAGTTCGTCCCGCCTCCGACGGTCTCACGGCCGACCGACACCGATCGTCGGCCCCGCCATGGTAGCGATCGCGCGGCGTTTCAGGAGCGCGAACCCGACCGCGACCAGTCCGAAGCCGACGATCGCCGGCCCGCTGATCGACTCCTCGAGTACGACGACGCCCGCGACCGTCGCGACGACCGGAACCAGGTACGCGACGAGCGCCGCCTCGAACGCGCCGTTCTCCTCGAGAATGGTGAAGTAGATCACGAACGCGATCGCGGTCGAGAACACGCCGAGGTAGACGATCGCGCCGATCGCCGCCGGTGCAGTCGCGTCGGTTCCCGGGAGCTCGCCGAGCCAGAAACTGACGACGTGGAGGACGAGCGCGCCCACGAGCATCGACCAGCCGGTCAGCGAGGCCCGCGGGACGTCCGGCCCGGCCCGCTGGACGAGGACGCCGCCGAGGGCGACGCTCGCGACCTGTCCGACGACGAGCAGCCGGGCGACCGTGTCGCCCGCCAGCAGATCGTTCGGATCCGGCTGGACGACGAATCCGATTCCGAGAAAGCCGACGGCTACCCCGGCGGCGCCGACGCCGGAGAGGCGCTCGTCCAGCAACGCGAGCGCCCACAGCGCGGTGAAGATCGGCACCAACCCCTGGATGATCGCGGCGACGCCGCTGGGGACAGTCTGCTGGCCGACGAACAGCAGCCCGTTGCCGGCGACGAGGAACACGCCGCCGCCCGCGATCGCGGCCAGGTTGTTTCGACCGCGGGGCCACCAGTCGTCGGTCCGGACGATCGCGTAGCCGAGGAGCAAAAGCGCCGCGGTGTCGTACCGGACGGCGGCGAACAGGATCGGCGGGAGGTACTCGAGCCCGACGGTGATCGCCGGAAACGAGAGGCCCCACAGCGCGGCGAGCAGCAGGAACAGCGAGACGCCTCCGAGACGGGTCACACGTCGCGGTACGCACGATCACCGCAAGACGATAGCGATTCCGGCACGACCGGCTGGAAACGTCCAACGCTGCCTACGACAGCAACGTCCGACGCCGACTACAGCAGCGTCTCGACGTCGGCGAGCGACTCAAGGACGTGATCCGGTTCGACGGCCGACGACTCGATATCCGGTCGATCCGTGACGCCGGTGAGAACGACCGCCGTCGTCATCCCCGCCCGGATCCCGAGCGCGATGTCGGTGTCGAGGCGGTCGCCGACGACGAGCGTCCGTTCCGGATCGGTCCCAAGGCGGTCCATCGCCGCCGCGGCCGCGACGCTCGAGGGCTTCCCGAGGATCGCGTCCGGTTCGCGTCCGGCGACGGCCTCCATCGCGGCGAGGATCGCACCAGACCCCGGAATCAACCCGTCGTCGACCGGGATCGTCACGTCGGGGTCGGTGCCGTAGAACGGCGCGCCGTCCTCGAGCGCCCGCAGGGACTCCCACAGCGTGCCGTACGTGAAGTCGCTGTCGAACGAGCCGAGGACCGCGTCGGCCGTCTCCGGCTCGTCGGTCAGTTCGACCAGCGCGTCCTCGAGGATCGCCTCGAGTCGGTCGTCGCCGACGAGGTAGACCGTCTCGTCGGGGTGGGTCGAGGCGAGGTACTCCGCCGACACCGTCGCCGACGTGAGGACGGCCTCCGGATCGATGTCGATCCCGTGCGGCTCGAGTTTGCTCCGGTAGTGCGCCGCGCCCCGAGTCGGGTTGTTCGAGAAGAGCAGTCGCGAACAGCCGGCCGCCTCGAGCGCCGCCAGCCCGTCGGTCACGTCCGGCAGGAGTTCCTCGCCGCGGACGATCGTCCCGTCGACGTCGAGAATCGCCGCCTCGTACCCCGTCATCCCGCGGTGCTACGCGTGGGGCCCGATTGAGTGTTCGGATCCCGGAACCGATAACGGCAGCTATTTGGCCGAAATACGCCGTACGATCGACGGGAGATACCCGGACCATGGCGCTCGTCCCGCTGTTCGTCGACGTCGGGGCCGCACTCGAGGAAGCGACGGGCGCGCTCCGGTACGCCCTCGTCTTCCTCTTCGCGGCGATCCCGGTCGTCGAGATCCTCGTCGTCGTGCCGATCGCGATCGGCCTCGGTCTCGACCCGGTGGCGACGGGCGTCGTCGCGTTCGCCGGTAACGTCGGCTCGGTGTACGTACTGATCCTGTTCTACCGACGGATCGTGGACTGGCTGGCACGCCGACGCAGCGGATCGGTTGCGGAGGCGAGCGATCGGTCCACTCGAGCCCGCCGGCTCTGGGATCGGTACGGACTCCCCGGCGTCTCGCTCGGCGGACCGATACTAACTGGCGTTCACGTCGCCGCGCTCGTCGCGCTGCTGGCCGGGAGCCGGAGCCGCGCCGTCGCGGTCTGGATGACGGTCGGCATCGCGGTGTGGACGGTCCTCCTGGTCCTCGGCTCGGTCGCCGGCTTCTCGCTGCTAGGGGTCGTCTAACCGGCCGCGGCCGGTGTGGGAATTCTTATCCGCCGACCCGGCGTACGGCGAGGC contains:
- a CDS encoding zinc metalloprotease, with the protein product MSYRTDRTSELTFSDKELFDLAVAWITLSVAFALLLAPIHVVNIGIARFATMVGLSFVTVGVAFLLHELAHKVVAIEHGQTAEFRADYQMLFLAIMSALIGFLFAAPGAVYHRGRITVRENGLIALAGPVTNHLLAVLFVPLMLFPGILGLVGHLGVLINLFLAAFNMLPFGPLDGKSVLRWNKPVFAVVFGLSLVLLVGFYLLFGFPF
- a CDS encoding TraB/GumN family protein, coding for MSDAGDADVPEPPDPDSDGRGSVDVLGTAHVSQASVDDVRETVDEADPDVVAVELDESRYRQMQGGAPDDIEAKDLLSGNTVFQFLAYWMLSYVQSRLGNRFDIEPGADMRAAIDAAERNGSGVALVDRDIQITIQRFWSRLSFTEKLKMVGGLALGVTDPRTIGLTFGAMIGLAIGLVFAAFLAPLLGFGELLSLGVTDSATLQYVGAGGVGIVGGLLLGLLFLPSIESANRYTRGLASDFSIRLLTGAVIGVAGCLALVATNTFVDPFSATTFESTGGYVLRGTVGSLAGLGVGVAVGAALGLVLEALGGDVEEIDEIDIEKMTDGDVVAAMMEEFRQFSPRGANALIDERDAYIAHKLHGLREQGYHVVAVVGAGHKAGIERYLRNPSELPPMESLTGTASGRQFSPLKIVGYLITFGFVAFFFLLVMAGVQNAFLLQLFLAWFLFNGIFAFTLARLAGARWTSAGVGGAVAWLTSINPLLAPGWFAGYVELKHRPVNVRDIQTLNDIIGDADRPMGEALEEMFDVPLFRLIMIVALTNVGSMMATFLFFIVVVPWMGHEVGGVDALMNELIRGAENSLELIRGVIT
- a CDS encoding acyl-CoA thioesterase is translated as MTDLMETLVENREMVQPNHANMLEVAHGGNVMKWMDEVGAMSAMRFSGETCVTARVNRMDFERPIPVGDTAFITAYVYDAGTSSVKVRLITEREDLRTRKREKTTESYFVYVAIDDENRPTTVPDLTVDSEEGERLRRAALEGENGDA
- a CDS encoding DUF7344 domain-containing protein — its product is MVTLDTVFELLQDERRRYTLYYLYERDGPVSVRELVETIDEWEDDPSGYQNSLSTFEEIAVELKHVHLPRTAEVEFIQYDPDQGLIQVQGSPRQFDALITVARLIEKPDQ
- a CDS encoding DMT family transporter gives rise to the protein MTRLGGVSLFLLLAALWGLSFPAITVGLEYLPPILFAAVRYDTAALLLLGYAIVRTDDWWPRGRNNLAAIAGGGVFLVAGNGLLFVGQQTVPSGVAAIIQGLVPIFTALWALALLDERLSGVGAAGVAVGFLGIGFVVQPDPNDLLAGDTVARLLVVGQVASVALGGVLVQRAGPDVPRASLTGWSMLVGALVLHVVSFWLGELPGTDATAPAAIGAIVYLGVFSTAIAFVIYFTILEENGAFEAALVAYLVPVVATVAGVVVLEESISGPAIVGFGLVAVGFALLKRRAIATMAGPTIGVGRP
- a CDS encoding HAD-IIA family hydrolase, which codes for MTGYEAAILDVDGTIVRGEELLPDVTDGLAALEAAGCSRLLFSNNPTRGAAHYRSKLEPHGIDIDPEAVLTSATVSAEYLASTHPDETVYLVGDDRLEAILEDALVELTDEPETADAVLGSFDSDFTYGTLWESLRALEDGAPFYGTDPDVTIPVDDGLIPGSGAILAAMEAVAGREPDAILGKPSSVAAAAAMDRLGTDPERTLVVGDRLDTDIALGIRAGMTTAVVLTGVTDRPDIESSAVEPDHVLESLADVETLL
- a CDS encoding small multi-drug export protein, encoding MALVPLFVDVGAALEEATGALRYALVFLFAAIPVVEILVVVPIAIGLGLDPVATGVVAFAGNVGSVYVLILFYRRIVDWLARRRSGSVAEASDRSTRARRLWDRYGLPGVSLGGPILTGVHVAALVALLAGSRSRAVAVWMTVGIAVWTVLLVLGSVAGFSLLGVV